Proteins from a genomic interval of Helicoverpa zea isolate HzStark_Cry1AcR chromosome 31, ilHelZeax1.1, whole genome shotgun sequence:
- the LOC124645017 gene encoding probable medium-chain specific acyl-CoA dehydrogenase, mitochondrial isoform X3: protein MNPITQVIRATRPIYRKLSTTAPVAAAKPLPTTGMCFELSEEQKALQDLARKFTREEIVPVAAQYDKTGEYPWPIVKKAWEVGLMNGHIPEHCGGMGLGVFETSLIAEEMAFGCAGITAAVTVSSIGQMPVIIAGNKEQQKKYLGRLVEEPIVAAYCVTEPGAGSDVAGVKTRAEKKGDEWVINGQKMWITNGGVANWYFVLARTNPDPKCPASKAFTGFIVERDWPGVSPGRKEQNMGQRASDTRGITFEDVRVPKENVLIEEGAGFKIAMGAFDKTRPPVAAGATGLAQRALTEATKYALERKTFGVPIARHQAVAFMLADMAIGVETARLAWMRAAWMADHGIRNTVLASVAKCHASEIANKAAADAVQIFGGNGFNTEYPVEKLMRDAKIYQIYEGTSQIQRLIISREIITNAMQSN, encoded by the exons atgaaTCCTATTACTCAA GTGATACGCGCCACCAGGCCGATCTACAGAAAGCTGTCGACCACAGCTCCCGTAGCGGCCGCAAAACCCCTGCCTACCACTGGAATGTGCTTCG AGCTCAGCGAAGAGCAGAAGGCCTTACAAGACTTGGCTCGCAAGTTCACAAGGGAAGAGATTGTACCCGTAGCTGCACAGTACGACAAGACTGGGGAGTACCCATGGCCCATCGTCAAGAAGGCATGGGAGGTCGGCCTAATGAACGGACACATCCCCGAACACTGCG GAGGCATGGGGTTAGGAGTTTTCGAAACTAGTCTTATAGCTGAAGAGATGGCGTTCGGCTGCGCCGGTATAACTGCCGCAGTAACCGTCAGTTCCATAGGT CAAATGCCCGTGATCATTGCTGGTAACAAGGAACAGCAGAAGAAGTACCTCGGAAGACTCGTTGAGGAACCTATTGTTGCT GCGTACTGTGTAACGGAACCGGGTGCCGGATCCGATGTCGCCGGCGTCAAAACCCGCGCCGAGAAGAAAGGAGACGAGTGGGTTATCAACGGACAGAAGATGTGGATCACTAACGGAGGAGTGGCTAACTG GTACTTCGTGTTGGCACGAACCAACCCGGATCCCAAGTGCCCGGCCAGCAAGGCTTTCACCGGCTTCATCGTCGAGAGAGACTGGCCCGGAGTCTCTCCTGGACGCAAG GAACAAAACATGGGCCAACGTGCATCAGACACCCGTGGCATCACATTTGAAGATGTTCGCGTACCCAAGGAGAACGTGCTGATCGAAGAAGGTGCTGGTTTCAAGATCGCCATGGGAGCCTTCGACAAGACCCGCCCACCG GTAGCCGCAGGTGCCACCGGCTTAGCCCAACGTGCCCTCACCGAGGCCACAAAGTACGCGCTAGAGCGCAAGACTTTCGGCGTACCCATCGCTCGTCACCAGGCCGTGGCCTTCATGCTGGCTGACATGGCCATCGGAGTTGAGACCGCTCGCCTTGCGTGGATGAGAGCCGCTTGGATGGCTGACCACG GTATTAGGAACACAGTCCTCGCGTCGGTAGCCAAATGCCACGCTTCGGAGATCGCCAACAAGGCTGCAGCTGATGCTGTCCAGATTTTCGGAGGAAACGGCTTCAACACTGAATACCCCGTCGAGAAACTCATGAGAGACGCCAAGATCTACCAGATTTACGAAGGCACGTCACAGATCCAGAGACTTATCATTTCAAGGGAGATCATTACTAACGCCATGCAATCTAACTGa
- the LOC124645017 gene encoding probable medium-chain specific acyl-CoA dehydrogenase, mitochondrial isoform X1 codes for MNPITQVIRATRPIYRKLSTTAPVAAAKPLPTTGMCFELSEEQKALQDLARKFTREEIVPVAAQYDKTGEYPWPIVKKAWEVGLMNGHIPEHCGGVGNLGVVEECLVGEEMAFGCTGITTAVGGTNLGQMPVIIAGNKEQQKKYLGRLVEEPIVAAYCVTEPGAGSDVAGVKTRAEKKGDEWVINGQKMWITNGGVANWYFVLARTNPDPKCPASKAFTGFIVERDWPGVSPGRKEQNMGQRASDTRGITFEDVRVPKENVLIEEGAGFKIAMGAFDKTRPPVAAGATGLAQRALTEATKYALERKTFGVPIARHQAVAFMLADMAIGVETARLAWMRAAWMADHGIRNTVLASVAKCHASEIANKAAADAVQIFGGNGFNTEYPVEKLMRDAKIYQIYEGTSQIQRLIISREIITNAMQSN; via the exons atgaaTCCTATTACTCAA GTGATACGCGCCACCAGGCCGATCTACAGAAAGCTGTCGACCACAGCTCCCGTAGCGGCCGCAAAACCCCTGCCTACCACTGGAATGTGCTTCG AGCTCAGCGAAGAGCAGAAGGCCTTACAAGACTTGGCTCGCAAGTTCACAAGGGAAGAGATTGTACCCGTAGCTGCACAGTACGACAAGACTGGGGAGTACCCATGGCCCATCGTCAAGAAGGCATGGGAGGTCGGCCTAATGAACGGACACATCCCCGAACACTGCG GGGGCGTTGGCAACCTAGGCGTGGTTGAAGAATGTCTTGTAGGCGAGGAAATGGCCTTCGGATGTACTGGAATTACCACCGCCGTTGGAGGCACGAACTTAGGA CAAATGCCCGTGATCATTGCTGGTAACAAGGAACAGCAGAAGAAGTACCTCGGAAGACTCGTTGAGGAACCTATTGTTGCT GCGTACTGTGTAACGGAACCGGGTGCCGGATCCGATGTCGCCGGCGTCAAAACCCGCGCCGAGAAGAAAGGAGACGAGTGGGTTATCAACGGACAGAAGATGTGGATCACTAACGGAGGAGTGGCTAACTG GTACTTCGTGTTGGCACGAACCAACCCGGATCCCAAGTGCCCGGCCAGCAAGGCTTTCACCGGCTTCATCGTCGAGAGAGACTGGCCCGGAGTCTCTCCTGGACGCAAG GAACAAAACATGGGCCAACGTGCATCAGACACCCGTGGCATCACATTTGAAGATGTTCGCGTACCCAAGGAGAACGTGCTGATCGAAGAAGGTGCTGGTTTCAAGATCGCCATGGGAGCCTTCGACAAGACCCGCCCACCG GTAGCCGCAGGTGCCACCGGCTTAGCCCAACGTGCCCTCACCGAGGCCACAAAGTACGCGCTAGAGCGCAAGACTTTCGGCGTACCCATCGCTCGTCACCAGGCCGTGGCCTTCATGCTGGCTGACATGGCCATCGGAGTTGAGACCGCTCGCCTTGCGTGGATGAGAGCCGCTTGGATGGCTGACCACG GTATTAGGAACACAGTCCTCGCGTCGGTAGCCAAATGCCACGCTTCGGAGATCGCCAACAAGGCTGCAGCTGATGCTGTCCAGATTTTCGGAGGAAACGGCTTCAACACTGAATACCCCGTCGAGAAACTCATGAGAGACGCCAAGATCTACCAGATTTACGAAGGCACGTCACAGATCCAGAGACTTATCATTTCAAGGGAGATCATTACTAACGCCATGCAATCTAACTGa
- the LOC124645017 gene encoding probable medium-chain specific acyl-CoA dehydrogenase, mitochondrial isoform X2 → MNPITQVIRATRPIYRKLSTTAPVAAAKPLPTTGMCFELSEEQKALQDLARKFTREEIVPVAAQYDKTGEYPWPIVKKAWEVGLMNGHIPEHCGGMNMDVFDGCMVAEELAYGCTGIMTAMEASGLGQMPVIIAGNKEQQKKYLGRLVEEPIVAAYCVTEPGAGSDVAGVKTRAEKKGDEWVINGQKMWITNGGVANWYFVLARTNPDPKCPASKAFTGFIVERDWPGVSPGRKEQNMGQRASDTRGITFEDVRVPKENVLIEEGAGFKIAMGAFDKTRPPVAAGATGLAQRALTEATKYALERKTFGVPIARHQAVAFMLADMAIGVETARLAWMRAAWMADHGIRNTVLASVAKCHASEIANKAAADAVQIFGGNGFNTEYPVEKLMRDAKIYQIYEGTSQIQRLIISREIITNAMQSN, encoded by the exons atgaaTCCTATTACTCAA GTGATACGCGCCACCAGGCCGATCTACAGAAAGCTGTCGACCACAGCTCCCGTAGCGGCCGCAAAACCCCTGCCTACCACTGGAATGTGCTTCG AGCTCAGCGAAGAGCAGAAGGCCTTACAAGACTTGGCTCGCAAGTTCACAAGGGAAGAGATTGTACCCGTAGCTGCACAGTACGACAAGACTGGGGAGTACCCATGGCCCATCGTCAAGAAGGCATGGGAGGTCGGCCTAATGAACGGACACATCCCCGAACACTGCG GTGGTATGAATATGGATGTTTTTGACGGGTGTATGGTAGCTGAGGAACTGGCCTACGGGTGTACTGGCATAATGACAGCAATGGAAGCCAGTGGTCTTGGA CAAATGCCCGTGATCATTGCTGGTAACAAGGAACAGCAGAAGAAGTACCTCGGAAGACTCGTTGAGGAACCTATTGTTGCT GCGTACTGTGTAACGGAACCGGGTGCCGGATCCGATGTCGCCGGCGTCAAAACCCGCGCCGAGAAGAAAGGAGACGAGTGGGTTATCAACGGACAGAAGATGTGGATCACTAACGGAGGAGTGGCTAACTG GTACTTCGTGTTGGCACGAACCAACCCGGATCCCAAGTGCCCGGCCAGCAAGGCTTTCACCGGCTTCATCGTCGAGAGAGACTGGCCCGGAGTCTCTCCTGGACGCAAG GAACAAAACATGGGCCAACGTGCATCAGACACCCGTGGCATCACATTTGAAGATGTTCGCGTACCCAAGGAGAACGTGCTGATCGAAGAAGGTGCTGGTTTCAAGATCGCCATGGGAGCCTTCGACAAGACCCGCCCACCG GTAGCCGCAGGTGCCACCGGCTTAGCCCAACGTGCCCTCACCGAGGCCACAAAGTACGCGCTAGAGCGCAAGACTTTCGGCGTACCCATCGCTCGTCACCAGGCCGTGGCCTTCATGCTGGCTGACATGGCCATCGGAGTTGAGACCGCTCGCCTTGCGTGGATGAGAGCCGCTTGGATGGCTGACCACG GTATTAGGAACACAGTCCTCGCGTCGGTAGCCAAATGCCACGCTTCGGAGATCGCCAACAAGGCTGCAGCTGATGCTGTCCAGATTTTCGGAGGAAACGGCTTCAACACTGAATACCCCGTCGAGAAACTCATGAGAGACGCCAAGATCTACCAGATTTACGAAGGCACGTCACAGATCCAGAGACTTATCATTTCAAGGGAGATCATTACTAACGCCATGCAATCTAACTGa
- the LOC124645017 gene encoding probable medium-chain specific acyl-CoA dehydrogenase, mitochondrial isoform X4: MGTIGERRIEPCGNQNILYMSTFDHLKTVLELTPMMIQTSLPGGMGLGVFETSLIAEEMAFGCAGITAAVTVSSIGQMPVIIAGNKEQQKKYLGRLVEEPIVAAYCVTEPGAGSDVAGVKTRAEKKGDEWVINGQKMWITNGGVANWYFVLARTNPDPKCPASKAFTGFIVERDWPGVSPGRKEQNMGQRASDTRGITFEDVRVPKENVLIEEGAGFKIAMGAFDKTRPPVAAGATGLAQRALTEATKYALERKTFGVPIARHQAVAFMLADMAIGVETARLAWMRAAWMADHGIRNTVLASVAKCHASEIANKAAADAVQIFGGNGFNTEYPVEKLMRDAKIYQIYEGTSQIQRLIISREIITNAMQSN, encoded by the exons ATGGGGACCATTGGTGAGCGCcga attgagCCGTGCGggaaccaaaatattttatatatgtcCACTTTTGACCACCTAAAAACTGTATTAGAACTGACTCCAATGATGATTCAAACCTCCCTTCCAGGAGGCATGGGGTTAGGAGTTTTCGAAACTAGTCTTATAGCTGAAGAGATGGCGTTCGGCTGCGCCGGTATAACTGCCGCAGTAACCGTCAGTTCCATAGGT CAAATGCCCGTGATCATTGCTGGTAACAAGGAACAGCAGAAGAAGTACCTCGGAAGACTCGTTGAGGAACCTATTGTTGCT GCGTACTGTGTAACGGAACCGGGTGCCGGATCCGATGTCGCCGGCGTCAAAACCCGCGCCGAGAAGAAAGGAGACGAGTGGGTTATCAACGGACAGAAGATGTGGATCACTAACGGAGGAGTGGCTAACTG GTACTTCGTGTTGGCACGAACCAACCCGGATCCCAAGTGCCCGGCCAGCAAGGCTTTCACCGGCTTCATCGTCGAGAGAGACTGGCCCGGAGTCTCTCCTGGACGCAAG GAACAAAACATGGGCCAACGTGCATCAGACACCCGTGGCATCACATTTGAAGATGTTCGCGTACCCAAGGAGAACGTGCTGATCGAAGAAGGTGCTGGTTTCAAGATCGCCATGGGAGCCTTCGACAAGACCCGCCCACCG GTAGCCGCAGGTGCCACCGGCTTAGCCCAACGTGCCCTCACCGAGGCCACAAAGTACGCGCTAGAGCGCAAGACTTTCGGCGTACCCATCGCTCGTCACCAGGCCGTGGCCTTCATGCTGGCTGACATGGCCATCGGAGTTGAGACCGCTCGCCTTGCGTGGATGAGAGCCGCTTGGATGGCTGACCACG GTATTAGGAACACAGTCCTCGCGTCGGTAGCCAAATGCCACGCTTCGGAGATCGCCAACAAGGCTGCAGCTGATGCTGTCCAGATTTTCGGAGGAAACGGCTTCAACACTGAATACCCCGTCGAGAAACTCATGAGAGACGCCAAGATCTACCAGATTTACGAAGGCACGTCACAGATCCAGAGACTTATCATTTCAAGGGAGATCATTACTAACGCCATGCAATCTAACTGa